In Parerythrobacter aestuarii, the sequence AGGCGATGCCGAGGGCGATGAAGAGCGGCCAGCCGACCGCCGGCTCGGGCAGTTGTTCGAGGCTCACCCCGCCCCCGAGCATGACCAGCCCGATCGCGCTGGCCCACACCGCGATGCCGACAAAGGATACGCCGAGCATGGCGAACAGCTTACCGAAGAACACCGCATCCATCGGGATCGACGCAGCGAGGATCTCGATGATCTTGTTGGCTTTCTCTTCGACGAGGTTGGACAGCACCATGCCGGCGAGCAGCATGGTGAGCAGGAACAGCAGCATCTGGCCCGCCTGCGCGGTCAGCACACGGGCCGATCGTTCGCTGGCCCCGCTGGTGACGACCGTCGACGTAGCGATCTCAGGGAACTGGCTCGGTGCATTGCCCATGGCCGTTGCCGCGAGCAGCGCGGCCCGGCCACGCATGCGCTCGAGTTGGTCTTCCGGCGCAGTCAGCACTGGCTGCTCCAGCGAGCCGGACAGCACGGCAGCAATATTGCCGCGTCGCTCGGCCAGGATGCTGGCCGGGTCGGTCGTAAGCGGGTCGTCGAGCGTCACCAGAGGCGGAAGGCTTTGACCCAGTTGCCCTCCCAGCGCGCGGTGCGCTGATACCATGGCGTCACGTTCGGCAGGCGCCATCAGCACGGCGAGTTCCGGGTTGGCGACTTCCTGCTTGACCTGGCTACCGATCCCCCCGGCGAGCGCGCCGACCACGATCGGGAACAGCGGACCGAGCAGGAAAAACAGGAAGGCGCGGCTCAGCAGGATGGCAAAGAAATCGCGCCGAGCGACGACCAGCGCGGCGGCCATCAGCGACAGGCGCGAATTGGGTGTGGCTTCAGGGCTCATCGGGCGTCTCCCGCATTGTCCGCTTCGAGCGCGCGGGCAGCGGCTTCCCCGGCGATATGGACGAAGGCATCGTGCAGCCCGGCGCGCTCGATGGAGAGCGAGAGGATGCCCGCTTCGCCTTCGATCAGCGCGCGCAGCAGCGGCTCGATGCCGCTTTCGGGCAGCGAGAAGTTCCAGAAGTCGCCGACCTGGCGGGCGTCCGCGGGAAGCGCGGCGCGCCACTGGCCATCGCGCGCCTTGGTTTCCAGCCGCACTTGCGCCGGGATCCGGTCACGCGCCACTTCGACGCTGCCGGCATAGGGCACCTTGCCCCCGGCAATGATGGCGACATCGTCGCACAGCCGCTCGGCATGGTGGATGACATGGGTCGAGAAGATCACTGTCGTGCCGTTGTCGGCCAGGCGGCGGATCAGCTGCTCGAGCTTGCCCTGGTTGATCGCGTCGAGCCCGCTGAAAGGTTCGTCAAACACCACCAGTTTCGGGTCGTGCACCAGCGTGCCGAGCAACTGGACGGTCTGCGCCATGCCTTTCGAGAGCTGGCGGATCTGCTTGTCGATGGCGTGGCCGAGCCCGTGCCCTTCGAGCAATTCCTTGCCCTTTTCCCGCGCGTCGTGGAGCTTCATCCCGCGCAGCGCGCCCATGAACCCGATCGCTTCATAGCTCTTCATCGACGGGTAGAGCCCGCGTTCCTCGGGCAGATATCCGATCAGGCGACCGATCTCGTGCGGGCGATCATGCCCGAACACCCGGCGCACGCCTTCGTCGGGGTCGATGATGCCCAGCAGCATTCGCAGCGTGGTGGTCTTGCCCGCGCCATTGGGGCCGAGGATGCCGTAGATCGCGCCTGCGGGGACAGAAATATCGACCCCGTCGACCGCGAGCTGGCCGTCGAACCGCTTGACGAGACCCCTTGCCTCAATCGCGAGCGGGCGCGTCTCGCCAGCGCCGGATTGATCCCCGAAGTGATTCATGCCGGATGCAAACCCATCATTGCCCGCGAGAGGGGCTTCGCTTAGCGCAATATCCATGCCGGCGCGTTAACCGCCGCCAGTGAACGGGAGCGACCATAAGCGTGGTTAACGCCGCTGCAACCAATGACCTGAAAGCGCGGCTCGTCGCCAAGGCGAAGGAGCTGGGCTTCGTCGCGGTCGGCGTGGCTCCGGCCGAGACTGATCCCGAGCGGGCCCGGCGGTTGCATGACTGGATTGCTGCAGGCCATCACGGCTCGATGGGCTGGATGGAAGACCGCGCCGATGTGCGCGAAGGCCCGCATTCGATGTGGCCCGAAGCGAAGAGCGTGATTGCGCTGGGCATGGCCTATACGCCCGAGCATGATCCGCTGGCGCTGGAGGAGCATCCCGACAAGGCGCGGATTTCAGTCTACGCGCAGGGCCGCGATTATCACGACACGGTCAAGAAAGCGCTCAAGGCGCTGGCCCGCTGGCTGGTCGAACAGGAACCCGAAACAGAGCTCAAGGTGTTCGTCGATACCGCCCCGGTGATGGAGAAGCCGTTGGGCGAAGCGGCCGGGATCGGCTGGCAAGGCAAGCACACCAATCTCGTCAGCCGCGAGCATGGTAGCTGGCTGTTCCTTGGTTGTATCTATTGTACCCTCGATCTGGCGCCGGATGCGCCGCATCCGGACCGCTGCGGGAGCTGCAATGCGTGCCAGGCGGCGTGCCCGACCGATGCTTTCCCAGCGCCCTACCAGCTCGATGCGAGGCGCTGCATTTCCTACCTCACCATCGAGCATTCAGGCCCGATTCCCGAGGAATTCCGAGGCCCTATCGGCAACCGTATCTACGGCTGCGACGATTGCCTGGCGGTCTGCCCGTGGAACAAGTTTGCCGATGCTGCCGCCCGTCACAAGGCCTTCGCCCCGCGCGAGGAATTGGTTGCACCGCCGCTGGCAGACTTCCTGGAACTCGACGATGCCGGGTTCCGGACACTGTTTACCGCCTCCCCGATCAAGCGGATCGGGCGAAACCGGTTCGTGCGTAATTGCCTGATTGCAGCGGGAAATTCGGGTGACGCCGAGCTGCGCGCACCAGTCGAACGCCTGCGCGCCGATCCCGATCCGGTGGTGGCCGAAGCCGCCGAATGGGCTGCCGCCCGCCTCGGCTAGCCCTTTTTTTTCACCTGTTCGCGCAGTTCCGCGCCATGTTCGTCGAGCAGCGGTGCATGCCCTGTAAGCTCATGTTTCCAATCGGAAAACGTGCTGGGCTCGCGCATCTCGACCACTCCGCCTTCGCTGGGATGCGTGGTGCGCTGGATGAAGCCTGTGTCCGCCAGATGCGGGTCGTCGATCACTTCGGTAAAATGGCTCACCTTCATTGCCGGGATGCTGTTGTCGCGGCAGATTTTCTCCAGCTCCGCCACGGTGAAATTGGGGCTCAACTCCATCGCCCGCTCCTGCAGCGCGGCCTGGTTGAAGAACAGCCCGCGCCGGTCGGCAAATCGTTCGTCGCGGGTGAATTCTTCGTCGCCCAGCAGCACCACAAGGTCCCGGAATCCTTCCAGTCGCGAGGGTGCAATGGCGACGTGACCGTCCTTCGCTGCAAACGGCTTCTGCAAAGGATCGAGCTGGCGCACGAACCCCGGCGGGCCCTTGGGCGGATCGAAGGTCAGCCCGCCCATATGCTCTTTCATCATGAAGCTGGTGAAGAGTTCAAACATCGGAATTTCAATATGTTGGCCGCGCCCGGTGCGCAGGCGGTGGATCACCGCCGCCATGATGGCGTAGGCCCCGTGCAGGCCGGACACCTTGTCCGCCACCAGCGACGGCAGGAAGCGCGGCGTGGGATCGCCATCGACTTCGCTCAGTAGCGTGACAGTCCCGGTCGCGGCCTGGATGGTATCATCAAACGCCTGCAACCCGGCATAGCGTCCGCCCGAGCCGTAACCGACACAATGCGCATAGATGATCTCTGGTGCGATTTCCCGCACCGCGTCATAGCCGAAACCGAGCTTCTCGATGGAGGCGCCGCGGATATTGTGGACCATGACATCGGCATCGGCCAGCAGGCTGCGCAGGACCTCGGGGTCCTCTTCCTGCTTCAGGTCGAGCACGATCGACTTCTTGCCCCGGTTGAGCGCGATATGCGTCGCGCTCATCCCGCGATTGACGGCGTATTTGCTGGTGTGCCGCTGGTTGTCGCCGCCCGGGTTCTCGACCTTGATCACTTCGGCCCCGAAATCGGCGAGGATTTGCGTGCAATAGGGGCCGAACACCATGCTGGTGAGATCGACGACTTTGATGCCTTCGAGCATCGGCTTGCCATCAGCGGGGGCGATCATAGCATTTCCTTGAGCTGTTTCTCCGCATCGGCCAGTTCTTCCGGGTCGATCATGCTGCGCGCTTCGACCAGCTTGCGGCCCTGGACATAGTCCTTGGTGCGGTTGACACAATCGAGCGCGATCACCCGGCCATCCTTGAGGTAGACGACGGAGAACGAGCGCTCGCCCGGATCGCCGCGCAGCACGGTGTGATCGTAGCCCATCGAAATGCCAACGGTCTGAAGCCTGAGATCATACTGGTTGGACCAGAACCATGGGGTCGCCGCATAGGGCTTGGGATCGCCGGTGATGGATAGCGCCGCGGTGGTCGCCATGTCATTGGCGTTCTGGACCGATTCCAGGCGGATAACCGCGCCGTCGGCAAAGCCATTGGCGTGCGCCGCGCAGTCACCGATGGCGTAGACGTCTTCCAGCGAGGTGCGGCAGAACTCGTCGACATCGACGCCGTTGGAGCCCGAAGCGCCGGCAGCGATCAACGGGCCGATCGACGGGACGATACCGATCCCGACGATGACGAGATCCGCGGGCAGCACTTCGCCGCCCTCCAGCCGAACGCCGGTGACCTTGGAGCCATCCCCTTCGAGCGCTTCCACCATGGCTCCGAGCCGGATATCGACCCCGGCCTCGCGGTGAACGTCCTGGTAAAAGGTCGACAGCTCCTCCCCGGCCACGCGGGACAGCACGCGCTCGAGTGCTTCGAGGACGGTGACTTCGCAGCCGAGCTTGCGCAGGACGGCCGCCGCTTCGAGCCCGATGTAGCCGCCGCCGATCACAACGGCCCGCTTCGCACCGGCGTCGAGTTCGGCCATCAGCCGGTCGACATCGGGCTTGTTGCGGATGGCATGAACCCCCGCCAAGTCTGCTCCCGGGCAGGACAGCCTCCGCGGGTCGCCGCCGGCGGCCCAGACCAGCGTACCGTAGGTCATGGCTGCGTCGTCGGCGAAAGCGAGGCTATGCGCCGCCGGATCGATCGCGACGACGGCGCGGCCCAGCTGCAAGTCGATTCCCTTGTCGGCCCAGAAAGCCTCTGGACGGATCATGATCCGCTCGAACGGCTTGTCGCGGGCGAGATACTCCTTCGACAGCGGCGGGCGTTCGTAGGGCGGGTCTTTCTCCCGCGTCAGCAGTGCTATGCTGCCCTCGAAGCCTTTCTGCCGCAGCGCAATGGCAGCCTGCGCGCCGCCGTGCCCCGCTCCGACGATTACGATATCCGCATGGTCCATTGCTGCCGCATGGGGCGGGCAGCGCCTGATCGTCAAGCGTTTAGCGCGACAGCACGTTGCGGGCCTGGCTAGCGATTTGCGCAAGCATGGCTGGGGCCACCGGAGTGTGCGCCTGCGCCCGCGTGATCATCGCGCGGAACTGGCGAATGGCCGGCTTGTTGTCCTCGATCCAGGCTTCGACCACCTTGGCGGGGTTCTCTTTCATCCCCTTGCGCCGGGCGATCCGCTCGAGGAAATCGAGCCGCATCTGCTGGAAATCGCGCGCGAGGCCTGCAACGAGCAGGCGCTCCCAGACATCCGACGGGTTCATCAGCGCCGCCGTGCCCTGCGCCCAGGTCAGGCCAAGCTCGGCCCCGAGCATGGTGAAGGCGCAGGTCAGCTTGGGTGGGTCGATTTCGGCAAAGCCGGAGAGCTTGGCGAGGCCGACCGATCCATCGAGATCGAACAGGTGGGTGATGCGCTTGCCGATCTTGTCGGGGAGGCCGCCTTCGGCGAATTCCTTGCGCAAGCGCTCGGACAGGGCGCGGCTTTCATCGGCCAGCAATGTTGCCGTACCTTCGGACAGGATCTTCACACCTGCACCCAGCTCTTCGACCACCTTGCTCGGCTTCTTGAAACCGGCGCATTCGCGCAGCAGGTCGGCCATCTGGATGCGCATGGCAACGGCAGCCTTGTCGAAGGCGAGGATGCGGGTCTGCTCGGGCATCTTCGCCGCGTCGATATCCTCCCAGATGGTGTGGACGTCGAACAATCGCTCGGCCGCGACGAAGGCAGTGGCGACTTCTGCCAGCCCTACGCCTTCCTCTTCCGCCAATTCGAACGGATGGACGAGGCCCAGCCGGTTGACGATGCGGTTCGAAAGATCAGTGGCGATGATCTCGCGCCGCAGCCGGTGATCGGCGATCTCGGCCTTGAATTTCGCGCGCATCGGGGCGGGGAAATATTCGCTCAAGTTGCGCTCGAGCGTCGGGTCATCGGGCAGCTCGCTGGCTTCGATCGCATCCTGCAGCGCCAGCTTGGCATAGGACAGCAGCACGGCCAGCTCGGGCCGGGCGAGGCCGACGCCATCGGCGGCGCGGCGGGTGAGCGTCTCGTTGTCGGCGAGACCTTCGGTGCGGCGATCGAGATAGCCCATGTCCTCGAGCGTGTCGGAAACCCTGAGCAGCGAGGCGGTGGCTTCGCAGCCGCCATATTCAGCGATCGACAGCGCCAGCGCCTGCAGGCGGTTGTCTTCCAGCACGATGTCGGAGACTTCGTCGGTCATCTCCGCCAGCAGGTTGACGCGCTTTTTCTCCGACAGTCGGCCCGAGCGCCGCGCGGCCGCGAGCGCGATCTTGATGTTGACTTCGTTGTCCGAGCAATCGACCCCGGCCGAATTGTCGATGAAGTCGGTGTTGATGCGGCCGCCGGCGAGCGCGAATTCGATCCGCCCCGCCTGCGTGACGCCCAAATTGGCACCTTCACCAATCACCTTGACGCGCAAGTCACGGCCATCGACGCGCATGGAATCGTTGGCCGGATCGCCGACCTGGATGTTGTTTTCACGCTCGGCCTTCACATAGGTGCCGATGCCGCCGAACCACAGCAGGTCGACCGGGGCCTTGAGGATGGCGGTGATCAGCGCTTCGGGCTCGATGACCGCGTCTTCGATGCCCAGCACATTGCGCGCCGGCTTGGAGAGCTTGATGCTCTTGGCGTCGCGCGAATAGACCCCGCCACCCTTGCTGATCAGCGAAGCGTCGTAGTCCTCCCAGCTCGAACGCGGCAGGTCGAACATGCGCTTGCGCTCTTTCCAGCTCTTCGCCGGATCGGGATCGGGATCGATGAAGATGTGGCGGTGGTCAAAAGCGGCGACCAGCTTGATCGCTTTCGACAGCAGCATGCCATTGCCGAAGACGTCGCCCGACATGTCGCCGCAGCCAACGACCTGCACCGGCTCGGTCTGCACATCGGTGCCCATCTCGAGGAAGTGCCGCTGCACGCTGACCCACGCGCCCTTGGCGGTGATGCCCATGGCCTTGTGGTCATAGCCGTTGGAGCCGCCGCTGGCGAAAGCGTCGTCGAGCCAGAAGTCCTGCGACTGGGCAATGCCATTGGCCACGTCCGAGAACTTGGCCGTGCCCTTGTCGGCGGCGACCACGAAATAGGGGTCTTCCCCGTCGCGGATGGTGACGCTCTCAGGGTGCACGATCTTGCCGTTGGCGATGTTGTCGGTGACCGACAGCAGCGTACGGATGAAGACCTCGTAGCTGGCCTGCCCTTCGGCGGCCCATCCATCGCGGTCGCGGGCGGGATCGGGCAGTTGTTTGGGATAGAACCCGCCCTTGGCACCCGAGGGAACAATAACCGCGTTCTTGACCTTCTGCGCCTTCATCAGGCCGAGGATTTCGGTGCGGAAGTCGTCGCGCCGGTCGGACCAGCGCAGCCCGCCGCGGGCGACCGGGCCAGACCGCAGGTGGATGCCCTCGACACGGCGCGAATAGACGAATATCTCACGCCACGGCACCGGCTTGGGCAAGTTGGGGACGAGCGCGGATTCGATCTTGAAGGCCAGCGCTTCCTGTCCGGCCGGGGCAAAGGCATTGGTGCGCAGGATCGCGTCGATGACCGCGCGGTATAGCCGCAACAGGCGGTCATCGTTGATAGCGGCGACCTTGGCGAGACCGCTCTTGATCCGCGTGACGGCGTCGCTTTCGGATTCAGCGCGATTGCCGCCAAATTTCGGATCGTGCCGCGCAATAAACAGCGCGATCAATGCTTTGGTCACTTCGGGCGCGCGGGCCAGTGCATCGACCACTGTGTAAATCGTGAAGCTGACCCCGGTTTGGCGCAGGTAGCGATAGAAGGCTCGCAGCCATTCTGCTTCCCGCGCGGCCAGCCCTGTCGAAACCACCAGCCGGTTGAAGGGGTCGTCTTCTGCCTCGGCGTTGAGCACGGCAGAGATCGCCAGTTCGATACTGGCAGCTTGCCCGAGGATGCTGGCCTGGGCTGCCCCGTCTGGCAGGCTCAGGGTAAAGTCATGGACTGTTCCGAGCGTGCCCTTGGCGAGCGGCGCCGGCACTTCTGCCATGACGCGGAAACCGAAATTCTCGAGCGCCGGGACTGCATCGGAAAGGGGCAATGCCCCTTCATGCTGGTAGACCTTGAGCCGCAGTTGATCAGACGGGTCGGTGTCTATGCGATAGAGCCGGGCATCGCGGTGCGCCGCAGTTTCGCTCTCATCGCCCGAATGGCTCGCCAGTTTGCGAATCCGGTCAATGTCCATCGCCGCTTCGGCCGGGCCATAGCCGGTGCGATAGAAGGCCGGGAAAGCCTCGGCATAGCGAGCGGCCAGGGCGGCGGCGCGACCGGCCTCGATGGTTTTCGCCAGTTCACCTTCGACCGCTTCGCCCCAACCGCGCAGCATGTCCTGGAACTTGTCCTCCAGCGCATCTTCGTCGAACGCGGACTGCGATTCGCGAAAGTCGAGCACGAAGCGGATCATCGCCAGCGCCCCGCCTTCGACTTCAAGGCTCCAGTCGAGCAGGCTGGAACCGGTGTCTTCCTCCAACATGGCCTGGATCCGTCGCCGCAAGTCAGTCGAGATCAAGTCGCGCGGCAACCAGGCGAAGGCGAACAGGTGGCGCGCCAGCGGTGCTTTGACAATGGCGAGGCGTGGCCGCGGGCGGTCGACAAGGCTCATCATGGTGGTCGCAAGCCGGGTGATATCTTCCTGCTTGAAACCGATGATGAGGTCGTGCGGCAGCGCGGTCATGGCATGGACCAGCGCCTTGCCGGCGTGACCCGCCGGGTTGAAGTCGAATGCCTCCATCAGCTCGCTGAGCTGAGTGCGCAGGCGCGGGACATGGTGCGGCTTTGTTGCCAACGCGGCGCTGGTCCACACCCCGGCATGGACCGACAGCGCATCGACCTTGTTGCCGTTCATGCGCGGTACGATGAACAGGTCGAGCGGCACGCGGCGATGAACATTTGAGACGCGGTTGGCCTTGACGATCAGCGGCAGCTGGCGCTCGCCTGGTTTGGCCTTGTCGAACCATTCGAACGCGCGGTCATACGACGCGTCGGCAAGGATCTGCCTAGCGCTCTTGCGGCAGATGCCCTGGACATCTTCGACAGTGCCATCGCGCTTGCGGGTCACATGGCCCAGCTGGGTCAGCATGTTGTCGTTGAACCAGCGCAACAGTTCGGCTCCCTCGGCGTCGACAGCGGCCACGGCTTCGGCATCGGCGGCCATTAGCGCCTGCGCCTTGGGCCAGTCATCGACCGCCGCTTTCACGTCGGTCAGCGTCGCCTTGAGCGCTTGCTCCAGCTCGCGGCGCTGGCGGGCATCGACGCGTTCAGTCTCGAGGTAGATCAGGGATTCGGCGGGCTCGCCCGATGCCTTTCCCGGGAAGTCGAGGATATTGCGGGCCTCGTCGCGGCTGACCCGCAAGACGGGATGGACCAGTCGGTCGATGGAAAGGCCATGGGCTGCGATGGTCGCCGCTACCGAGTCGACCAGGAACGGCATGTCGTCATTGTTTAGCGAGATCCGCAAGAATCGCTTCTCGCCCAGCGCCGATTGCAGTGTCACCGCCGCTTCGCCTGCCTTGCGCTGCGCCGCCGTCGCCAGCATGAACCGCGCCGCCTCTTCGAGCTCGCCCTTGGCGAAGGGATCGTCCCCCGGCAGCAGTACGTCCCTGAGTTTCTTCGTCAGGGTCTTGAGGAGTTTGGAATCGACGGCCTGTGCCGCAGCGTCGTCTTTGGTGCTCATCCTGCGAGCGCTCCTTTACTGAGCTATCGCTACGCCGCGGCGCTTATATGATTGCCGTCTTGCGCAGTATTATTTCGCCGTTACGCCTTTGCCCGAGTCGCCGCAAGCTCCTGCGTGGAAGGGTTTACACTTATTCTGCAGACACCTGTTCGAGTGCCTCCATGGTCCATTCCAACGAGCGGCAGCGCGCCGCCGGATCGAATGTCGAACCCGCTACGATGATCTCATCGGCCTGCGTTCGCTCGATGAACGCGGCGATCCTTTCTCGCACGGTGACCGGGGAACCCACCGCAGCGGCTTGCTCGAGGTGCGCGAGCATGGCCTGCGCAGGAGCAGGGAGGCTGGCGCGATAGTCTCTGATCGGCGGCGGCAACTTGCCCGGCTGGCCGGTACGCAGCCGCACGAAGGCCTGCGCCTGGCTGGACGCAAGATAATGCGCTTCGTCGTCGCTTTCGGCGCAAATTACCTGCATTGCCGCCATTACATGCGGGCCATCCAAGGCTTCGGACGGCTGGAAATCCCGGCGATATATCTCCAGCGCTTCGTCGAGGTGGTCGGGCGCGAAATGCGAGGCGAAGGCATAGGGCAGGCCGAGCTTGGCGGCGAGCTTTGCGCCGAACAGGCTCGAGCCAAGCATCCACAGCTCGACATCGGCGCCAAGGCCTGGAGTCGCCTTGATCGGCAGCTCGACATCCCCGATCAGCAGCGCACGCAGCTCGATGACGTCCTGCGGAAAATATTCCGAGGCTGCGCGCAAGTCCTTGCGCAGGGCTCTCTGCAGTTCCGGCCCGGCACCGGGCGCGCGGCCCAGGCCGAGATCGATCCGCCCGGGGAACAGTGCATCGAGCGTGCCGAACTGCTCGGCGATCTGGAACGGGGTGTGGTTGGGCAGCATGATGCCGCCCGCGCCGATGCGGATGGTGCTGGTGGCGCTGCCAATATGCCCGATCACCACCGAGGTCGCGCCGCCGGCGATGCCGTCCATAGCGTGATGCTCGGCTATCCAGAACCGCTTGTACCCGGCTCGCTCGGCGGCCTGTGCCAGCTCGCTGGTAGCGGTAAAGGCTTCGGAGAGCGTGCCGCCTTCGCGCACCGGTACCAGGTCGAGGACGGACAGCGCGGTCATGAAAACTCTCCGACAATATCAAGCAGGCGTGCGATGTCTTCGTTACGTGACAGGCGGTGATCGCCGTCCTTGACCAGTGTCACGACCACATCGTCTGAGGCGAGCTTGTCGGCCAGCTGCAAGCTGATCTGCCACGGCACGTCGGTATCGCGCTGGCCATGGAGCAACCGCACGGGGCAGGCCAGCGGTATCGCCTTGTCCAACTGGCGGTGGCTCTCGGCATCGGCCCAGAACCTGGCATGGGTCGGCATTGGGTCATAGCCATAGTCGCTGTCTTCGTAGACCGTTTCCCCGGCGCGCAGCCGCGCCTTCTGGTCTTCATCGAAGCCCCAATCGGAAAAGTCCGGCGCGCTGGCGATCCCGATCAATCCGGCCAGCCGCGGACCGAGCGCGGCACCGACCAACAGGTTGAGCCAGCCACCCATCGAAGAACCGATCAGCACGGCTGCCCCGTCAACCACTGAATCGATCAACGCGAGAACTTCATCGCGCCAGGCGCTCAGAGTTCCATCAGCGAAATCGCCATCGCTTTGCCCGCAGCCGGAATAGTCGAGCAGTAGGCAGGCGCGCCCTTGCGCCCGGGCCCAATCGAATAGCGCCGTCGCCTTGCCGCCGTCCATGTCGGACATATATCCCGGCAGGAAAACCAGCGTAGGGCCGCTCCCCGCCGTGTGGCGATGGGCGATCCGAACGCCGTCGGGCATTGTATGGAACTGGATGTCGCTCATTGCCAGGCGTCATGCCCGCATCGGGGCGAGTCTGGCAAGTTCAGTAGGCGGCGGGCAGCACCAGTTCCTCAAAGGCCTCTTCGCATTGCGCCTTGGCGCAGCCGCCCAGCGCCAGCGCCAGCAATGCCAGGGTGAGAAACCGTGTCATTCTTCCGCCTCCCTTTGGAAGATGTCCTCGATAGCCAGCGCGAATACATCGGCAATCCTGAACGCCAGTGGAAGCGACGGGTCGTAGCGACCGGTTTCGATGGCGTTGACGCTCTGGCGAGAGACGCCGAGCCGCTCGGCCAGATCCTGCTGGCTCCAGTCGCGCTCGGCGCGCAGGACTTTTAGGCGGTTCTTCATACCGCCCCCCAAGCGCCGTACTGGATACGATTGAACACCGCGCCGACAGCTAGGCCGAGGAACCACGTTACCGCCCACCAATAAGCGGGAACATGCGGCACGATGTCAGCGCTTTCGAGAAAGCCCCAGATCGTGGCAATGCTGAGCGCGAAACCGGTCGCCACCAGTGATTGCCGGACGATGAGCATGCGCAGGAACTCGTCCTGCTCTTCGACGATAAGCCTGCCGATGGCCCAGAAGACACCAATGACCGCCAACCCGGGTAGCAAGGCGACGCCCAACCTCAGTGCGGGGTCGGGCTCACCTCCTTTGAGGGTAAAGGTCATGAGGCCGATAGCGACGAGATAGACCGACGAGGATATCGCGACGCGCTTGATGTATCGTTTCTGTGCTTCGCCCTTGCCCATGCAGGCTGCGCCGCCTGCATCGCTGCGACGACTGGCCGAAACCAGGAGCGGGGCGAGCAGGACGGTCGGAGCAAGCATGAGGATGATGGCTGCAGCGCCTTCGATCGCACCGCTCATAGACAGGCCGGCAGCGAGGCCATAGCCGCCCAGCATCAGTCCGGCCCAAAAGCCCGGCCCGCGCCCCAGGACGCCCGGTCTTGCGGTATCGCTCATGCCGCGTCTCGCTTGCCGGCCAGGCGGCACACCTTCCGCGGTTGGATCGTGGCCCATATCAGTGCGGGCAAGGTGATAACCAGTACCTGCAACTGCTTGTCAGACGCTACACCGGAATACGCGAGCCCCGCGACAAGCGCGACGAAGGCCAAGGAGAGGATGGCGGCGAGTTTGATTTTCGATTCGGTCATTTCAAGCTCCCTTTGCTTTATGGAAAGGGTGTTTGACATGATTCGAGCTCATTGTCAACGACACTTTACAAAAAGGATGGGTCGCTTTCCGTTTACAATATGCGGCTTGCCGCTGTCATCCTTCGAGCGCATGGATGCAGCCGGACGAGGAGAGCACCATGATTCCCACAGAACCCGCTGTTGCCAGCCCCGGCGTTCTCGATCGCCGTCGCTTGCTCAAGGGATTGGGGCTCGGTGCCGGCCTTGCCGCGGCTCCGCTTTCCGCTCAGCTCGGCCAGCACGGCTTCACTCATGGCATTGCCAGCGGCGAGCCTTCCTCGAATTCGGTCCTGCTGTGGACGCGCTATGTTTCGGACCAACCGGCAACGGTCTTGTGGGAGATGAAGGAGGCCGCGACGGGACGCGTGGTCGCAGGCGGTGAGATAGAAGCGCATCCCGATCGCGATTGGTGCGTGAAGCCTGTCGCCAGTGGTCTCGAACCGGCAACCTGGTACCTCTACCGATTCCGCGACGTGCAAGGGAATGTCTCA encodes:
- a CDS encoding alpha/beta fold hydrolase, which encodes MSDIQFHTMPDGVRIAHRHTAGSGPTLVFLPGYMSDMDGGKATALFDWARAQGRACLLLDYSGCGQSDGDFADGTLSAWRDEVLALIDSVVDGAAVLIGSSMGGWLNLLVGAALGPRLAGLIGIASAPDFSDWGFDEDQKARLRAGETVYEDSDYGYDPMPTHARFWADAESHRQLDKAIPLACPVRLLHGQRDTDVPWQISLQLADKLASDDVVVTLVKDGDHRLSRNEDIARLLDIVGEFS
- a CDS encoding NAD-glutamate dehydrogenase domain-containing protein is translated as MSTKDDAAAQAVDSKLLKTLTKKLRDVLLPGDDPFAKGELEEAARFMLATAAQRKAGEAAVTLQSALGEKRFLRISLNNDDMPFLVDSVAATIAAHGLSIDRLVHPVLRVSRDEARNILDFPGKASGEPAESLIYLETERVDARQRRELEQALKATLTDVKAAVDDWPKAQALMAADAEAVAAVDAEGAELLRWFNDNMLTQLGHVTRKRDGTVEDVQGICRKSARQILADASYDRAFEWFDKAKPGERQLPLIVKANRVSNVHRRVPLDLFIVPRMNGNKVDALSVHAGVWTSAALATKPHHVPRLRTQLSELMEAFDFNPAGHAGKALVHAMTALPHDLIIGFKQEDITRLATTMMSLVDRPRPRLAIVKAPLARHLFAFAWLPRDLISTDLRRRIQAMLEEDTGSSLLDWSLEVEGGALAMIRFVLDFRESQSAFDEDALEDKFQDMLRGWGEAVEGELAKTIEAGRAAALAARYAEAFPAFYRTGYGPAEAAMDIDRIRKLASHSGDESETAAHRDARLYRIDTDPSDQLRLKVYQHEGALPLSDAVPALENFGFRVMAEVPAPLAKGTLGTVHDFTLSLPDGAAQASILGQAASIELAISAVLNAEAEDDPFNRLVVSTGLAAREAEWLRAFYRYLRQTGVSFTIYTVVDALARAPEVTKALIALFIARHDPKFGGNRAESESDAVTRIKSGLAKVAAINDDRLLRLYRAVIDAILRTNAFAPAGQEALAFKIESALVPNLPKPVPWREIFVYSRRVEGIHLRSGPVARGGLRWSDRRDDFRTEILGLMKAQKVKNAVIVPSGAKGGFYPKQLPDPARDRDGWAAEGQASYEVFIRTLLSVTDNIANGKIVHPESVTIRDGEDPYFVVAADKGTAKFSDVANGIAQSQDFWLDDAFASGGSNGYDHKAMGITAKGAWVSVQRHFLEMGTDVQTEPVQVVGCGDMSGDVFGNGMLLSKAIKLVAAFDHRHIFIDPDPDPAKSWKERKRMFDLPRSSWEDYDASLISKGGGVYSRDAKSIKLSKPARNVLGIEDAVIEPEALITAILKAPVDLLWFGGIGTYVKAERENNIQVGDPANDSMRVDGRDLRVKVIGEGANLGVTQAGRIEFALAGGRINTDFIDNSAGVDCSDNEVNIKIALAAARRSGRLSEKKRVNLLAEMTDEVSDIVLEDNRLQALALSIAEYGGCEATASLLRVSDTLEDMGYLDRRTEGLADNETLTRRAADGVGLARPELAVLLSYAKLALQDAIEASELPDDPTLERNLSEYFPAPMRAKFKAEIADHRLRREIIATDLSNRIVNRLGLVHPFELAEEEGVGLAEVATAFVAAERLFDVHTIWEDIDAAKMPEQTRILAFDKAAVAMRIQMADLLRECAGFKKPSKVVEELGAGVKILSEGTATLLADESRALSERLRKEFAEGGLPDKIGKRITHLFDLDGSVGLAKLSGFAEIDPPKLTCAFTMLGAELGLTWAQGTAALMNPSDVWERLLVAGLARDFQQMRLDFLERIARRKGMKENPAKVVEAWIEDNKPAIRQFRAMITRAQAHTPVAPAMLAQIASQARNVLSR
- a CDS encoding LLM class flavin-dependent oxidoreductase, which codes for MTALSVLDLVPVREGGTLSEAFTATSELAQAAERAGYKRFWIAEHHAMDGIAGGATSVVIGHIGSATSTIRIGAGGIMLPNHTPFQIAEQFGTLDALFPGRIDLGLGRAPGAGPELQRALRKDLRAASEYFPQDVIELRALLIGDVELPIKATPGLGADVELWMLGSSLFGAKLAAKLGLPYAFASHFAPDHLDEALEIYRRDFQPSEALDGPHVMAAMQVICAESDDEAHYLASSQAQAFVRLRTGQPGKLPPPIRDYRASLPAPAQAMLAHLEQAAAVGSPVTVRERIAAFIERTQADEIIVAGSTFDPAARCRSLEWTMEALEQVSAE
- a CDS encoding helix-turn-helix transcriptional regulator; translation: MKNRLKVLRAERDWSQQDLAERLGVSRQSVNAIETGRYDPSLPLAFRIADVFALAIEDIFQREAEE